A single genomic interval of Halorubrum aethiopicum harbors:
- a CDS encoding cytochrome B — MSMSDKYPAESGRRRFVKGVVGGAALAGVGATGSVTVNTLTTAGGVGGGQTTAMTIAKVTGPAPRGLPQIPVRVTDEGYIEGIWPEVQTIEQGGQEIEVAQQQLGGRTYSGAWFQYCGVESQENIAPNFESDNLFRAETGQYEWQDNTYSGGDRIHIDDFQNYDTWGNGVGNDGVGKPAAVTWRSEDADSSLNATVIRSTRIEEAAQEDEWVEASTDQGFMAYLNVCTHFCCIPGYKQLEESSRYGVGDGTYCVCHQSGYDPFTLEQALFVARPRPED; from the coding sequence ATGAGCATGTCCGACAAGTACCCGGCTGAGTCCGGGCGGCGGCGCTTCGTCAAGGGCGTCGTCGGCGGCGCGGCGCTCGCGGGGGTCGGCGCGACCGGGTCGGTGACGGTAAACACCCTGACGACCGCCGGCGGCGTCGGCGGCGGGCAGACCACGGCGATGACCATCGCCAAGGTGACCGGCCCGGCCCCGCGCGGCCTCCCGCAGATCCCGGTGCGCGTCACCGACGAGGGGTACATCGAGGGGATCTGGCCCGAGGTCCAGACGATCGAACAGGGCGGCCAGGAGATCGAGGTGGCCCAACAGCAGCTCGGCGGACGCACGTACTCGGGCGCGTGGTTCCAGTACTGCGGCGTGGAGTCACAGGAGAACATCGCCCCGAACTTCGAGTCGGACAACCTCTTCCGGGCGGAGACCGGGCAGTACGAGTGGCAGGACAACACCTACTCCGGGGGCGACCGGATCCATATCGACGACTTCCAGAACTACGACACGTGGGGGAACGGCGTCGGCAACGACGGCGTCGGGAAGCCCGCGGCCGTGACGTGGCGCTCGGAGGACGCCGACTCGTCGCTCAACGCGACCGTCATCCGCTCGACGCGGATCGAGGAGGCCGCCCAGGAGGACGAGTGGGTCGAGGCGTCGACCGACCAGGGGTTCATGGCGTACCTCAACGTCTGTACGCACTTCTGTTGTATCCCCGGCTACAAACAGCTCGAGGAGTCCTCCCGCTACGGCGTCGGCGACGGGACCTACTGCGTCTGTCACCAGTCCGGCTACGACCCGTTCACGCTCGAGCAGGCGCTGTTCGTCGCGCGGCCGCGCCCGGAAGACTAG
- the ppc gene encoding phosphoenolpyruvate carboxylase, whose translation MELHNRSVRTDVRELGALLGDVLAAQTSTAAYETVEDLRTAAIEYRRGDAASRDALEETIGGLSDAREDVVARAFTTYFELINLAEERERVRAVRNADADGSLHDSLEETVGELAEAGVGADEFEELLADVLIEPTFTAHPTEARRATVKAKLRSIATHLEELDECDMTDRERNAVWRDVTAEVTSLWGTRQVRQRRPEPEDEARNVQWYLENTLFDVVGDAYEEFEETISSEYPDADCPKLFEFRSWAGSDRDGNPFVTPEVTTKTLERQREIAVEKYRDRCKRLSAVLSQDGERYAVDGPLRESLAADAERFPTVVEEARERYPDEPYRQKLKLMRERLDRVDDVRPGGYPDGDAFLADLEVIAESLSVDRNDVVRTSFIDPLRRQVDTFGFVLASLDLRDHRENHTEAVAEAVAAEGVDYRGMDEAARAEFLTEAILQGDPIVDAEDPGDVSETTERVFRRFRELADWQAEYGTQAIDTYCISMTEEPSHVLEVLFLADQVGVVSLPDHCGIDVVPLLETESALNGAERILGTLFENEAYGTALETRGGVQEVMLGYSDSNKENGFLAANWDLYKNQRRLASFCREEGVTLRLFHGRGGSISRGGGPMNEALLALPNETVTGQVKFTEQGEAIAEKYANRRIAERELEQMLDAQIRARHEANEEPTEDVPEEWVDAMETMVPAARSEYRDLLSADGFVSYFGQATPIAVVEDLNLGSRPASRSGERTVEDLRAIPWVFSWTQTRLILPGWYALGSGLDAYLEEAGEEAGLATLREMYDEWPFFRTTLDNAALALARTEPEIAAEYADLADDDLRERFFPRLVGEYERGRELVLAVSGRDELIRRDWLAESLDRRNPYVDPLNLLQVDLLGRDDRTDDEERTLRLTVNGIAAGMKNTG comes from the coding sequence ATGGAGTTACACAATCGAAGCGTGCGGACGGACGTCCGCGAGCTCGGCGCGCTGCTCGGCGACGTGCTCGCGGCACAGACCTCGACGGCGGCCTACGAGACGGTCGAGGACCTCCGGACCGCCGCGATCGAGTACCGACGGGGCGACGCGGCGAGCCGCGACGCCCTCGAGGAGACGATCGGGGGGCTCTCGGACGCCCGCGAGGACGTCGTCGCGCGGGCGTTCACGACGTACTTCGAGCTGATCAACCTCGCCGAGGAGCGCGAGCGCGTCCGCGCCGTCAGAAACGCCGACGCCGACGGGTCCCTCCACGACTCCCTCGAGGAGACGGTCGGGGAGCTGGCCGAGGCCGGCGTCGGAGCCGACGAGTTCGAGGAGCTGCTCGCGGACGTGCTCATCGAGCCGACGTTCACCGCCCACCCCACGGAGGCGCGGCGGGCGACGGTCAAGGCGAAGCTCCGGTCGATCGCGACCCACCTCGAGGAGCTGGACGAATGCGACATGACCGACCGCGAGCGGAACGCCGTCTGGCGCGACGTCACCGCCGAGGTGACGAGCCTCTGGGGGACCAGACAGGTCCGCCAGCGCCGGCCGGAGCCGGAAGACGAGGCGCGAAACGTCCAGTGGTACCTCGAGAACACGCTGTTCGACGTGGTCGGCGACGCCTACGAGGAGTTCGAGGAGACCATCTCGAGCGAGTACCCGGACGCGGACTGTCCCAAGCTCTTCGAGTTCCGCTCGTGGGCGGGCTCCGACCGCGACGGCAACCCGTTCGTCACGCCGGAGGTGACGACGAAGACGCTCGAACGGCAGCGCGAGATAGCCGTCGAGAAGTACCGCGACCGGTGTAAGCGGCTCTCGGCGGTGTTGAGCCAGGACGGCGAGCGGTACGCGGTCGACGGTCCCCTCCGGGAGTCGCTGGCGGCGGACGCCGAGCGGTTCCCGACGGTGGTCGAGGAGGCCCGCGAGCGGTACCCCGACGAGCCGTACCGCCAGAAGCTGAAGCTGATGCGCGAGCGGCTCGACCGCGTCGACGACGTACGTCCGGGCGGGTATCCCGACGGCGACGCGTTCCTCGCGGACCTCGAGGTCATCGCCGAGTCGCTCTCGGTCGACCGCAACGACGTGGTCCGGACGTCGTTCATCGATCCGCTCCGCCGACAGGTCGACACGTTCGGGTTCGTCCTCGCGTCGCTCGACCTCCGGGACCACCGCGAGAACCACACCGAGGCGGTCGCCGAGGCGGTCGCGGCCGAGGGCGTCGACTACCGCGGGATGGACGAGGCGGCGCGGGCCGAGTTCCTCACCGAGGCGATCCTCCAGGGGGATCCGATCGTCGACGCGGAGGACCCCGGCGACGTCTCGGAGACGACGGAGCGCGTGTTCCGCCGCTTCCGCGAGCTCGCCGACTGGCAGGCGGAGTACGGCACGCAGGCGATAGACACCTACTGTATCTCGATGACCGAGGAGCCGAGCCACGTCCTCGAGGTGCTCTTCCTCGCCGACCAGGTCGGCGTCGTCTCCCTGCCCGATCACTGCGGGATCGACGTCGTCCCCCTACTCGAGACCGAGTCAGCGCTCAACGGGGCCGAACGGATCCTCGGGACGCTCTTCGAGAACGAGGCGTACGGGACGGCCCTCGAGACCCGCGGCGGGGTCCAGGAGGTCATGCTCGGCTACTCCGACTCGAACAAGGAGAACGGCTTCCTCGCGGCCAACTGGGACCTCTACAAGAACCAGCGCCGGCTCGCGAGCTTCTGTCGCGAGGAGGGCGTCACCCTCCGGCTGTTCCACGGTCGCGGCGGCTCCATCTCCCGGGGCGGCGGGCCGATGAACGAGGCGCTGCTCGCGCTCCCGAACGAGACCGTCACCGGACAGGTGAAGTTCACGGAGCAGGGCGAGGCGATAGCCGAGAAGTACGCCAACCGCCGCATCGCCGAGCGCGAGCTCGAGCAGATGCTCGACGCGCAGATCCGCGCCCGCCACGAGGCGAACGAGGAGCCGACGGAGGACGTCCCGGAGGAGTGGGTCGACGCGATGGAGACGATGGTGCCGGCGGCCCGAAGCGAGTACCGCGACCTGTTGAGCGCCGACGGGTTCGTCTCGTACTTCGGACAGGCGACGCCGATCGCCGTCGTCGAGGACCTCAACCTCGGCTCCCGGCCCGCCTCCCGCAGCGGGGAGCGCACGGTCGAGGACCTCCGGGCGATCCCGTGGGTGTTCTCGTGGACGCAGACCCGTCTCATCCTCCCCGGCTGGTACGCGCTGGGGTCCGGACTCGACGCCTACCTCGAGGAGGCGGGCGAGGAGGCGGGGCTCGCGACGCTCCGGGAGATGTACGACGAGTGGCCGTTCTTCCGGACGACCCTCGACAACGCCGCGCTCGCGCTCGCGCGGACCGAGCCGGAGATCGCGGCCGAGTACGCCGACCTGGCCGACGACGACCTCCGCGAACGCTTCTTCCCGCGGCTCGTCGGGGAGTACGAGCGCGGGCGCGAGCTCGTGCTCGCGGTCAGCGGTCGCGACGAGCTCATCCGGCGCGACTGGCTCGCCGAGAGCCTCGACCGGCGGAACCCCTACGTTGACCCGCTCAACCTGCTCCAGGTCGACCTGCTCGGGCGGGACGACCGGACCGACGACGAGGAGCGGACGCTCCGGCTCACCGTCAACGGGATCGCCGCCGGGATGAAGAACACCGGGTGA
- a CDS encoding CopZ family metallochaperone gives MTTTIDVEGMSCEHCERTVEEALRDVSGVTDATADREGGRASVEGDADAAALVAAVEDAGYTAHGG, from the coding sequence ATGACGACGACCATCGACGTCGAGGGGATGTCCTGCGAGCACTGTGAACGAACGGTCGAGGAGGCGCTTCGGGACGTGTCCGGCGTGACCGACGCGACCGCCGACCGGGAGGGCGGACGGGCGAGCGTCGAGGGCGACGCCGACGCCGCGGCCCTCGTGGCGGCCGTCGAGGACGCCGGCTACACCGCCCACGGCGGGTAG
- a CDS encoding AsnC family transcriptional regulator, protein MRDLDETDLEILRLLLSNARRPYSDIADAVGLSAPAVSDRVTRLREAGVINRFTLDVDRSQLRGGIPVLITLDVGDASVASIREHLLDESAVEHAFTTAEADLILYARVPDNDVAGWLSDTLDGGAVDDGMDVDDAIGDLEVTLLAGADWSPDLGGTEFALSCAQCGNTVDSEGTATRIDGELYQFCCPSCESRFAEKYERLREGTE, encoded by the coding sequence ATGCGCGATCTGGACGAGACCGACCTCGAGATCCTCCGGCTCCTGCTGTCGAACGCCCGCCGACCGTACAGCGACATCGCGGACGCCGTGGGGCTCTCGGCCCCGGCCGTGTCGGATCGGGTGACGAGGCTCCGGGAGGCGGGCGTCATCAACCGGTTCACGCTCGACGTCGATCGGTCACAGCTGCGCGGCGGCATCCCGGTGTTGATCACGCTCGACGTCGGGGACGCGAGCGTCGCGTCGATCAGGGAGCACCTCCTGGACGAGAGCGCGGTCGAGCACGCGTTCACCACGGCCGAGGCCGACCTGATACTCTACGCCAGGGTTCCGGACAACGACGTCGCCGGCTGGCTCTCGGATACCCTCGACGGCGGCGCGGTCGACGACGGGATGGATGTGGACGACGCGATCGGCGACCTCGAGGTGACGCTGCTCGCGGGGGCGGACTGGTCGCCCGACCTGGGCGGAACGGAGTTCGCCCTCTCCTGTGCGCAGTGCGGAAACACGGTCGACAGCGAGGGGACGGCGACCCGCATCGACGGCGAGTTGTACCAGTTCTGTTGTCCGTCGTGCGAGAGCCGGTTCGCGGAGAAGTACGAACGGCTCCGAGAGGGGACCGAGTGA
- a CDS encoding heavy metal translocating P-type ATPase → MSQHRSQISIQGMSCANCSQTVAEAVESLEGVSEANVNFATDEGSVAYDPERVSLGEVFDAIEEAGYEPVTESVTIAVTDMSCANCSETIEDALERTPGVVDADANYATDEAQVTYNPAEANRRDLYEAIEEAGYSPVREDAGTGTETDDGSGGDAREAARQGEIRRQLRLTLFGAALSLPLLAFMVDHLLGLGLVGDSVAGIPTPWVAFALATPVQAVLGKPFYENSYKALVTNGRANMDVLIALGSSTAYVYSVAVLFQVIAGEVYFDTAAFILVFITLGNYLEARSKGQAGEALRKLLEMEADTATVVDEDGNEEEVPLEDVAVGDRMKVRPGERIPTDGVVVDGRSAVDESMVTGESVPVEKSEGDEVVGSTINENGVLVVEATKVGEDTALQQIVRTVKEAQSRQPDIQNLADRISAYFVPAVIANAMVWGVAWFLFPAALAGFVDALPLWGLVAGGPTVVGGGVSVFEFGVIVFASAVLIACPCALGLATPAATMVGTTIGAGNGVLFKGGDVLERAKDVDTVVFDKTGTLTEGEMELTDVVVFGDDGQPVADGGAAAVDDADSATDGGRLAARDRLDEDDVLRLAASAESGSEHPLARAIVDGAEDRGIDVTEPDDFENVPGQGVKATVDGRAVRRTAEWSSGDGTEPGDVEVLVGNRKLLRDNGIDPAPAEETMERLENEGKTAMLVAVRGSERGENRDASGGQARAEGELVGVVADADTVKESARDAVSQLRERGVDVMMITGDNERTARAVAERVGIDPENVRAEVLPEDKSDAVESIQDEGRKAMMVGDGVNDAPALAVAYVGTAIGSGTDVAIEAADVTLMRDDPVDVVKAIRISEATLAKIKQNLVWALGYNTAMIPLASLGLLQPVLAAVAMAFSSVSVLSNSLLFRRYTPDEEYRPLWR, encoded by the coding sequence ATGAGCCAGCATCGAAGCCAGATCAGCATTCAGGGGATGAGCTGTGCGAACTGTTCACAGACCGTCGCCGAGGCCGTCGAGTCGCTCGAGGGCGTCTCGGAGGCGAACGTCAACTTCGCCACCGACGAGGGGTCGGTCGCGTACGACCCCGAGAGGGTCTCGCTCGGGGAAGTGTTCGACGCGATCGAGGAAGCCGGCTACGAACCAGTGACGGAGTCGGTCACGATCGCGGTCACCGACATGTCGTGTGCGAACTGCTCGGAGACGATCGAGGACGCGCTCGAGCGGACGCCGGGGGTCGTCGACGCCGACGCCAACTACGCCACCGACGAGGCCCAGGTGACGTACAACCCCGCCGAGGCGAACCGCCGAGACCTCTACGAGGCGATCGAGGAGGCCGGCTACTCGCCCGTTCGGGAGGACGCCGGAACCGGGACCGAAACCGACGACGGCTCGGGGGGCGACGCCCGCGAGGCCGCTCGCCAGGGCGAGATCCGTCGACAGCTTCGCTTGACGCTGTTCGGGGCCGCGCTCTCCCTCCCGCTTCTGGCGTTCATGGTCGACCACCTGCTGGGGCTCGGACTCGTCGGCGACTCCGTCGCCGGGATCCCGACTCCCTGGGTCGCGTTCGCGCTGGCGACGCCGGTCCAGGCGGTGCTCGGCAAGCCGTTCTACGAGAACTCCTACAAGGCGCTCGTCACGAACGGCCGCGCCAACATGGACGTGCTGATCGCGCTGGGCTCGTCGACCGCGTACGTCTACTCCGTGGCGGTTCTGTTCCAGGTCATCGCCGGCGAGGTCTACTTCGACACGGCGGCGTTCATCCTCGTGTTCATCACGCTCGGCAACTACCTCGAGGCCCGCTCGAAGGGGCAGGCCGGCGAGGCGCTCCGGAAGCTGCTGGAGATGGAGGCTGACACCGCCACGGTCGTCGACGAGGACGGAAACGAGGAGGAGGTCCCCCTCGAGGACGTCGCGGTCGGCGACCGGATGAAGGTCCGCCCCGGCGAGCGGATCCCCACGGACGGCGTCGTCGTCGACGGCCGGTCGGCGGTCGACGAGTCCATGGTGACCGGCGAGTCCGTCCCCGTCGAGAAGTCGGAGGGCGACGAGGTCGTCGGGTCGACGATCAACGAGAACGGCGTGCTCGTCGTCGAGGCGACGAAGGTCGGGGAAGACACCGCGCTCCAGCAGATCGTTCGGACGGTGAAGGAGGCGCAGTCCCGCCAGCCCGACATCCAGAACCTCGCCGACCGCATCTCCGCGTACTTCGTCCCCGCGGTCATCGCGAACGCCATGGTGTGGGGCGTGGCGTGGTTCCTGTTCCCCGCGGCGCTCGCGGGATTCGTCGACGCGCTCCCGCTGTGGGGTCTCGTCGCGGGCGGCCCCACGGTCGTCGGCGGCGGCGTCTCGGTCTTCGAGTTCGGGGTCATCGTGTTCGCCTCGGCCGTCCTGATCGCGTGTCCCTGCGCGCTGGGACTGGCGACGCCGGCCGCCACGATGGTCGGGACGACCATCGGCGCGGGCAACGGCGTCCTCTTCAAGGGCGGCGACGTCCTCGAGCGCGCGAAGGACGTCGACACCGTCGTCTTCGACAAGACCGGGACGCTCACGGAAGGCGAGATGGAGCTGACCGACGTCGTCGTCTTCGGTGACGACGGGCAGCCGGTCGCGGACGGCGGCGCCGCGGCGGTCGACGACGCGGACTCCGCAACCGACGGCGGCCGACTCGCCGCGCGCGACCGGCTCGACGAGGACGACGTGTTGCGGCTCGCCGCGAGCGCCGAGAGCGGGAGCGAACACCCGCTCGCGCGTGCGATCGTCGACGGCGCGGAGGACCGCGGCATCGACGTGACCGAGCCCGACGACTTCGAGAACGTCCCCGGCCAGGGCGTCAAAGCGACCGTGGACGGCAGGGCGGTCCGACGGACCGCCGAATGGTCGAGCGGCGACGGGACGGAGCCGGGAGACGTCGAGGTGCTGGTCGGCAACCGGAAGCTCCTCCGGGACAACGGGATCGATCCCGCGCCCGCCGAAGAGACGATGGAGCGTCTCGAGAACGAGGGGAAGACCGCGATGCTGGTCGCGGTGCGCGGTTCGGAGCGAGGCGAGAACCGCGATGCGAGCGGCGGTCAGGCGCGAGCGGAGGGCGAACTCGTGGGCGTCGTCGCCGACGCCGACACGGTCAAGGAGAGCGCGCGGGACGCCGTGAGCCAACTCAGGGAGCGGGGCGTCGACGTGATGATGATCACCGGCGACAACGAGCGGACCGCCCGCGCGGTCGCCGAGCGGGTCGGCATCGACCCCGAGAACGTCCGCGCGGAGGTGCTTCCCGAGGACAAATCGGACGCCGTGGAGTCCATCCAGGACGAGGGTCGAAAGGCGATGATGGTCGGCGACGGCGTCAACGACGCCCCCGCGCTCGCGGTCGCGTACGTCGGCACGGCCATCGGCTCGGGGACCGACGTCGCCATCGAGGCCGCCGACGTGACGCTGATGCGCGACGACCCGGTCGACGTCGTGAAGGCGATCCGCATCTCGGAGGCGACGCTCGCGAAGATCAAACAGAACCTCGTGTGGGCGCTCGGCTACAACACGGCGATGATCCCGCTGGCCTCGCTCGGACTGCTCCAGCCCGTGCTCGCCGCCGTCGCGATGGCGTTCTCCAGCGTGTCGGTGCTGTCGAACAGCCTCCTGTTCCGCCGGTACACGCCGGACGAGGAGTACCGACCGCTGTGGCGGTAA
- a CDS encoding 30S ribosomal protein S19e, protein MVTIYDVPADALIEAVAARLEERIDEPDWVEFTKTGAGKELPPEQDDFWYVRSASLLRKVAQNEPIGIERLATEYGSKKRGSNRYVVRPGEHESGSRKLIRASLQALEEEGLVTTAAGEGRRVSDEGEAFLSEVASEVLEDLDRPELERYA, encoded by the coding sequence ATGGTAACCATCTACGACGTGCCGGCGGACGCCCTCATCGAGGCGGTCGCGGCGCGACTCGAGGAGCGGATCGACGAGCCCGACTGGGTGGAGTTCACGAAGACCGGCGCGGGCAAGGAGCTCCCGCCCGAGCAGGACGACTTCTGGTACGTCCGCTCGGCGAGTCTCCTCCGGAAGGTCGCACAGAACGAGCCCATCGGCATCGAGCGGCTCGCCACCGAGTACGGCTCGAAGAAGCGCGGCTCCAACCGCTACGTCGTTCGCCCCGGCGAGCACGAGAGCGGCTCCCGCAAGCTCATCCGCGCGTCGCTCCAGGCGCTCGAGGAGGAGGGTCTCGTCACTACCGCCGCCGGCGAGGGTCGCCGCGTCTCCGACGAGGGCGAGGCGTTCCTCTCGGAGGTCGCGAGCGAGGTCCTCGAGGACCTCGACCGGCCGGAACTCGAACGCTACGCGTAG
- the hmgB gene encoding hydroxymethylglutaryl-CoA synthase has translation MTAVGIDAIEIRSGKLKLDLPGTFAPQKGDDPEKYTKGLGLTNSSFPDVYEDIVTMGANAAKRLMDRKGLEPDDIGRIDVATESAFDHSKPVSTYIAGCLEKVYDGDFVHANKGERKFACVAGTQAVDDAYNWIRAGRNRGRAALVIATDTALYARGDPGEATQGAGAVAMLIAEEPNLVELSTDQGYGSKDETDFLKPNQQFPSVDGKRSMQVYLSRMREALEDYESVAGKIELDDFAYAPFHTPFPGMVRKAALLAYRHVIRDTEYEDDLADEIGRQPREDEYEDREAYEEAIRDYMDELKTTDQYRTWYDDAVEPTLGLSREVGNWYTSSVHVARVSALRDALERDRDFVDETLLVASYGSGAQAEIHAETVREGWRSEIEALDIDDQLASRYDLSWEEYEDVHDIHEYDKDLEREIEEFTAPEGEFVFTGWGRMNERKYEYVE, from the coding sequence ATGACCGCAGTGGGGATCGACGCCATCGAGATCCGATCCGGAAAGCTCAAACTCGACTTACCGGGCACGTTCGCCCCGCAGAAGGGCGACGACCCGGAGAAGTACACGAAGGGGCTGGGGCTCACGAACTCCTCGTTCCCGGACGTCTACGAGGACATCGTCACCATGGGCGCGAACGCGGCCAAGCGCCTGATGGACCGCAAGGGTCTCGAGCCCGACGACATCGGGCGGATCGACGTCGCCACGGAGTCGGCGTTCGACCACTCCAAGCCCGTCTCGACGTACATCGCGGGCTGTCTGGAGAAGGTGTACGACGGCGACTTCGTCCACGCCAACAAGGGCGAGCGCAAGTTCGCCTGCGTCGCCGGCACGCAGGCGGTCGACGACGCGTACAACTGGATCCGGGCGGGGCGGAACCGCGGCCGCGCGGCGCTCGTGATCGCGACCGACACCGCGCTGTACGCCCGCGGCGACCCCGGCGAGGCGACCCAGGGCGCGGGCGCAGTCGCGATGCTCATCGCCGAGGAGCCGAACCTCGTCGAGCTCTCGACGGATCAGGGGTACGGCTCGAAGGACGAGACGGACTTCTTGAAGCCGAACCAGCAGTTCCCGAGCGTCGACGGCAAGCGCTCGATGCAGGTGTACCTCTCGCGGATGCGCGAGGCGCTCGAGGACTACGAGTCGGTCGCGGGCAAGATCGAGCTCGACGACTTCGCGTACGCCCCGTTCCACACGCCGTTCCCGGGGATGGTCCGGAAGGCCGCCCTGCTCGCGTACCGCCACGTGATCCGGGACACGGAGTACGAGGACGACCTCGCCGACGAGATCGGCCGCCAGCCGCGCGAGGACGAGTACGAGGACCGCGAGGCCTACGAGGAGGCGATCCGCGACTACATGGACGAGCTGAAGACGACGGACCAGTACCGGACGTGGTACGACGACGCCGTCGAGCCGACGCTCGGGCTCTCTCGGGAGGTCGGCAACTGGTACACCTCCTCGGTTCACGTCGCCCGCGTGAGCGCCCTGCGCGACGCGCTCGAGCGCGACCGCGACTTCGTCGACGAGACGCTGCTCGTCGCCTCCTACGGCTCCGGCGCGCAGGCCGAGATCCACGCCGAGACGGTTCGCGAGGGGTGGCGCTCGGAGATCGAGGCGCTCGACATCGACGACCAGCTCGCGAGCCGGTACGACCTCTCGTGGGAGGAGTACGAGGACGTCCACGACATCCACGAGTACGACAAGGACCTCGAGCGCGAGATCGAGGAGTTCACCGCCCCCGAGGGCGAGTTCGTCTTCACCGGCTGGGGTCGGATGAACGAGCGGAAGTACGAGTACGTCGAGTAG